The Lycium ferocissimum isolate CSIRO_LF1 unplaced genomic scaffold, AGI_CSIRO_Lferr_CH_V1 ctg6809, whole genome shotgun sequence genome includes a window with the following:
- the LOC132045501 gene encoding uncharacterized protein LOC132045501: MEEIETQLSADGSQLVDAYSAVMGPEHPGRLRLYGRGVTKTSLKGKAGTFEPTSNATNDVVQEMQERIQKMEEQMEEQKRTMRAEVTAEVTADITSKVIEKLQRAGLISPDMLAALCAPSPEKLRPPHK; this comes from the coding sequence ATGGAGGAAATTGAAACACAACTAAGCGCAGATGGTAGTCAGCTTGTTGATGCATACTCAGCCGTTATGGGTCCAGAACATCCGGGACGTCTAAGACTATATGGACGGGGGGTTACAAAGACTTCTTTGAAAGGAAAAGCTGGAACTTTTGAACCAACTTCAAATGCCACAAATGATGTAGTGCAAGAAATGCAAGAAAGGATCCAAAAAATGGAGGAACAAATGGAGGAACAAAAGAGAACTATGCGAGCAGAAGTTACTGCAGAAGTTACTGCAGACATTACTTCAAAAGTAATTGAAAAACTCCAACGTGCAGGATTAATTAGTCCAGACATGCTAGCAGCATTGTGTGCGCCTTCACCGGAGAAGCTACGTCCGCCCCACAAGTAG